In Capsicum annuum cultivar UCD-10X-F1 chromosome 11, UCD10Xv1.1, whole genome shotgun sequence, one genomic interval encodes:
- the LOC107846353 gene encoding uncharacterized protein LOC107846353 produces the protein MKDIMKKERAVSYEPVDNLHHYSVISIRSLVQKKTDLEAFTIPCTIGSLEFSKGLCDLEAGINLMSLSFFEMLGLGDPTPTNMIIVMKDRSVKKPIGMPNDILIRVANFIFPADFVILDCEVEFEVPIIFGGPFLAIGRVIVDMELNELPV, from the coding sequence atGAAGgatattatgaagaaggaaagaGCAGTGAGCTATGAACCAGTGGATAATCTACATCATTATAGTGTTATTTCGATAAGGTCTTTGGTGCAGAAGAAGACAGACTTAGAAGcgttcactattccttgtacgatTGGATCTCTGGAATTTTCTAAGGGCTTATGTGATCTGGAAGCAGGCATTAATCTGATGTCACTATCTTTTTTTGAAATGTTGGGCTTAGGAGACCCCACGCCCACCAATATGATAATAGTTATGAAGGACAGGTCTGTGAAGAAGCCGATCGGTATGCCAAATGACATACTTATAAGAGTTgccaattttatatttcctgctgaCTTTGTGATCCTTGATTGCGAAGTAGAATTTGAAGTGCCGATAATTTTTGGCGGACCATTCTTAGCAATCGGGAGAGTGATAGTTGACATGGAGCTAAATGAGCTCCCAGTTTAG